The Hordeum vulgare subsp. vulgare chromosome 4H, MorexV3_pseudomolecules_assembly, whole genome shotgun sequence genomic interval atctaaaacacacatatattggtgacaacataataatttcaaatctgaaatcatggaactcgggccctagtgacaagcattaagcatggcaaagtagtagcaacatcaatctgagaacatagtggatactagggatcaatccccgtcaaaagtaactcgattacatgatagatctcatcctactcatcaccgcccagtgagcctacgaatatattactcacaaacgatgaagcacttcatggaattggagagggaagaaggttgatgatgacgatggcgacgatttcccctctccggagcccaaaacggactccggatcttccctccagatgaagaacaggatgtggcagcgcctccgtatcgcaaacgcgacgaaatcttctctcctgattttttctgggacgaaagtgaatttatagagctgagtttgggggcggcagagccacgtgggcctcacaagcttgctagcccccaccaggggggcggcggctacagggcttgtggcccactggcccatcccctccggtggatctttgcgcaggtatttttcatatttttcagaaatattctccgtaaattttcaggacgttctgagaactttcatttctacacaaaaacaacaccaaggcaattctgctgaaaacagcgtcagtcaggTTAGTTCCATacagatcatgcaaattagagtccaaaacaagggcaaaagagtttggaaaagtagatactatggagacgtatcaggatgccCCAGCCGAAACCGTCCTCTCATTTTCCCCCTCGAGCGCCGCTCGCTCTCCTGCCTCCTCTCGACGCGACCCCTTCCATTCCCGAGCGACCCTTGGCCAGGGATGGCATCGGCCGCCGGCGGCGAGGTCTAAAACCTCCCTCCCGTGTGCACCCTTGGTCCTCCCTCCCGCGTCGGTCGCTCTGGAGGTGTGGCGCTCACGCCGCTCGCCTCTTAGCCAACTCTCAGTGATCCCTCGCGCAGCGGCTGCCTTGCCCCGCCGAGGAGGGCCCAGATCTGGCCGCCGGCAGTGGCGACCGAAAGGTCCCGTGCCGCGCGCGCCATGCTCCATacttcttcctccctgagccatgGCCTTCCCTTCGCCGGTTGCGCACACGCCTTGCGGTGGGTGCTCCGTCGTCGAGGTGTCGGCCGCGGCTCAGCTCCCCTTTTCCTTTTTCGTATAGCCTTCCACCACCATGACCAGAGAGGCACCGGATGCGCGACGCGATGGCGTCGTCTCCGTCCCCTTTGCCGGCGTGCACGAGCACCTCTAGGGTGAACGTGCCGCCGTCAAACGGCTCGTTGGTGGCGCCCTTAGCCCCAGGAGGGGTGAATTTCTTCGCCATGTCTTTGCATTTTTTGTTTGATTTTTGAATCTAATCAGATCCATTCTTTTCCTCCGAGGAGGTacgttcttcttccccacacctcggcttgccgatgcgtgtggggatcgagaggaacacgcgcggccttgcggcggcgctcGTTGCCGGAGAGGGCTCCGGTGAggctttctttttcctttgaactTTGCCCTTCTCGGGTTCAAATCGGGGATGGGAAAATCTTTTCGCTTTCGTTTTCTTTCAACCGAAACGCATCTAATGCctagtggctctgataccattgatagatccgTGGATCCTCTAGGCTTAGATGAATCTAGTAGTACCCGTACTTTACCTTGTTCGGAACTCGATGAGCTCCCGCCGGCGTCcatcgtgaggtggtgacgacggtgtGGAAGGAGAGATGGGTGTGGCGTGGGTGGTGCTTCCCGGGAGCACCGCGCTAACCCTGGATCGGATGGGTTTGTAGGTGGgagtgtggcggcggcgaacctcgcAAGTCGTGCCCCGGCACCCGACCGTCCTTTATATATCGCGGGTCACAGGGGTccaccaaccataatgggttgggcgcccccgatcagggcataTGGATCAAggtccggtgggccgttgggcccattcgGGAGGAGATCAACCTAACAATCCCATCGTAACCACAAGATTTGATTCACATACCACGGGAAAACGTCTCCCCTTACCATTTACTAGTTCCCTTCAGCCAGTTTCAATGCAAAAAAACTCAGCTACATTTTATGGTTTGTGACTGATCATCATAAGGAAGGGAACTGAAAAGAATAGGAAATTGAAAAACCCGGTTGATGCGAACATtctcctgaaatatttgccttGTGCCAATTGCCCATTTGTACAACAGTCCTTTCGCCTGCGGAGAATGCAAAAGAGATCAGACGTCATGTAAACCTTTTAAAATGAAAATTAGATATATTCAAAAGACATCGAAAGTCTTGAAGTCAAGTAACATCCAAACCACCATAATCAGCAGAGTATAGTTAAAAGAGAGAAACCTCATCCTTTACTCCTGATAGATTATTTACCATCTACCTACATGTATTCAGAAAGAAACGGAAGATATTTTTATACCAGATTTAGTGGATGGCTCGGGCCAGGGCGAAGGTCGGGGCAGTCTCCAGGGTAGCGGTTGGGCCTGTGGCGTTCTCCAGGGCAGGGGAGGGAGCTTTGGCGGTCCGCGGGGCAGCTGTCAGGGCAGACGCTTTCCTGTGAGGTATAACCTTAGCCAAAGCTTCCTTTGTGATCTTGTCTGCGAGAGTGGCCTCCTTTAAGTTCATTGGGTCTCGCATCTGTGTCACTTCCTCCTCATCCTCGTCATTGAACCCACGCTTGATTGCCATCTTAATCTTGTCCTTGACTCGGAGTCGATACATGTTGGGAAAGGAGCTGCAATGTCACATACAAATGTCTCAGCACAAGACAACTGCAGACCTAAAGAACTGATACTGTACTTCAGAGACAAACGGATAAAAATTACATATCTGATGACACAATACTAAGCTGCGACAACTATGTGCTTCTGGACCTGATTGTAACACAAATGCAAAGTACACGTAGATTCCATGTTTAACAAGATCCAATCCTTTTATTAAACTCGGTTAAAACAGAAGAATCAAGGAAACAATTGTGGCACTAATTATTGAAAATCGAGTTAATTCGTCTGTCCATTGCCCATGTGGATAACTGAAGATATGGTGGAATACTAACAAACATGCTCCTGGATTTGATTAGATAAACAGCAGTGTAACTCAAATCTGAATACAACACAGTAATTGCAGATCACAAGATCTGATCAGAAGTACATTTAACAAGGTAAGTTGTACGCGAGTTGCATCGCAGAGGAACATAGATAAACAGTAATATAAAAACACAGAATTGGTATAAGGATTTCTGAACTCTGAGCAGGACACCTCTGAGTGGGGGGATTTGATTTGAGTAATCGTCGATCCCATCAGAATGTGAACCAAATTCAAAATTTTATACATCAATCAAATGTGAAAGCTCCAAAATTAGGAAGCATGTGAATTAAAAGAATTGGATGAGAATGCTCATTTAGAGATTGTTGACCCGGTCAAAATCGGGTGACCCAATTCTAAATTTCAATTATTTGTGAAGATTTAAAAATTAGGAAGCATAGTGTATTTTATATTAAATTAAATGAGAGAGTTTTGAGAATTATTGATCTAGTCAAAATTGGGTGACCAAATTTCAATTGAAGACCTcaattgattgtgaggccttcAGTCCTAGAAAGTTTAGTTATATAGTATATGGGATGTTGGGGTATTTCGTGTGTGATGAATGATAAGATTTTCAGAGCAGCACCACCACACTTGGAAACATGGAAGCACTATTCGAAAGAGGGACTATGGGCAACCCAGCTCCCCGCAAAGCCCATCAAGGCATAGAAAATCAGAATTCGGATAGATCAGTAAATGTAATACAATTTTTATTATGTTTCCTAGAGCTGAAATTGGTTGATTTCTATTGTAACTTTAACTTCTATACATAATTTATAAATGAAAACTACTGTAGAACAATTGTTCTACGGTTTCGACTAAAAAAACAAAAGACTGTGGACCATTGTTGTGACTTAGCTATGATACTTTGTAGCATTGAGAGAAAGGAGATAAAAATAATAATCCACCATGTTAAATTAATTAAGAATATTGTTAGCCAATTATGTACACAAACGAAGAAATGCAAAATCAAACCAGAAAGAGATTTCAGGAGGATTGCTAGAACCTCCGTGGATAAGATTTTTTACTTagccaaaaaatatttttcttaacCAAACTGTCCAAAACAATTGCAACAATTCAGGAAATCTATGACACATACGAGGAAGCAGGACACCTCCAAGTGGGGGGATTTGATTTTTAGCCACTAATGTGTTGACGATCCGGTAGAAATTAAGTACTCAATCCATGCATTCCGATGGTGCAATTTCCGAAATAGAGGACATACTTGATTTTCCTATCTACTTCCTCTGCCTAAAAtaattgtcttaactttgtactagctctagcataaaattgtactaagctaaaGACGTTTATTTTAAGGCGGAGGGAGTATTTCAAAAGTAACTGAATTTGCATAAGGAGAAGATGGTGGAAACACATACACTGAACTGTATGAGGTTGTACCAGTACATGTTTATCATCAGTTCTGGATTTTGGAAAAACAGCATAAATTGTGCACTATGACTCAATAACAACTGACCATGTAAACAACATGTCAGCACTTTAATGGATCTCTGAACACAACCTCATAATTACACATCTCTGATTCTCTGAACATGCGCATGGTGACTCATAGAATTCAGAAAAGCAGGCCAACATTAACGATCATCCAGCGATCAAGGCGCAGCTTCTACTATACTAGATGGCTCATCCAAGCACAGTTACATCTCTGAATACTGATCTACAGAGTCTAATTACACTCGTTGCGCTGCGTTCCACACGGCAActggaattttgtgtagattcttCTGTcgtggcatcgccggagggatgAACTTGATCCTTGGTGTCTtctctttcagaaacgacagagaGTCGAGCTTCTCAGCGGCGGCGTCGGCGGAACGAGGAGCATCGAACCATGGGTGCTTCAGCGCGTCGGCTGCCGTCAGTCGTTCGTTGGGGTTGCACGTGAGGAGCCCTTGCAACACCTGGAATCCTTCCTCGGACAGCTTGTCTTCAGGGAACAAATACCGGAGCCGGCTGTGCTTGTACCCCGCTGGTAGCCGTTTCAGCACGTCGGCGGTGAGCGGCAGCGACTTGAACTCCGGCCACGTCCTCTCGTCCGACATCCCGAGCACACAGAAGATGCTCCACAGCTGCCTTATGTCATTCTTTGtctcgtcttcgtcgtcatcttcgAGGTAGCCATTGAACAGCGTCTTGCCGGTGAGCACTTCGGCAAAGACGCAGCCGATGGACCACGTATCCACGACCGCTTCGTAGTCCTTCTTCCTGAGGATCATCTCGGGCGCCATGTAGGACGCCGTGCCGGCCCGGTTGTACGGCGGCCAGTCGGCCATGGACATGGCCAGCCCGAGGTCGCAAATCTTGAGGAGCTCCAGGTTTTTCCCGACGAGGATATTGGCTGGCTTGATGTCGCGGTGGACGATGTGGCAGTCGTGCTCGTGCATCTTGTCGGCACCGGTCAGGAGCTTCCACATGAAGTCGCGCACCGTGGATTCCGGGAGCGGCGGGTCGTCGCGCTCGCGCCTGTCCCACAGCAAAGACCAGAGGCTCGACGCCTCGACGTACTCCATGACGAGGCCTGCGGTG includes:
- the LOC123446873 gene encoding putative cyclin-dependent kinase F-2, yielding MAVLKRPAAVLDAGHGHATAAQHRQSPSCCKRSRASIGSTDDYEKVACLGKGGFGVVHRMRHRVTKKNVAVKFLSSPDDTDVVKDLEQEARFLEACDGNPYVVGFEGLVCDPATGDTAGLVMEYVEASSLWSLLWDRRERDDPPLPESTVRDFMWKLLTGADKMHEHDCHIVHRDIKPANILVGKNLELLKICDLGLAMSMADWPPYNRAGTASYMAPEMILRKKDYEAVVDTWSIGCVFAEVLTGKTLFNGYLEDDDEDETKNDIRQLWSIFCVLGMSDERTWPEFKSLPLTADVLKRLPAGYKHSRLRYLFPEDKLSEEGFQVLQGLLTCNPNERLTAADALKHPWFDAPRSADAAAEKLDSLSFLKEKTPRIKFIPPAMPPCGTQRNECN